In a single window of the Dreissena polymorpha isolate Duluth1 chromosome 3, UMN_Dpol_1.0, whole genome shotgun sequence genome:
- the LOC127874229 gene encoding uncharacterized protein LOC127874229, with the protein MSLRRNFTIWFRRNGPSGIVSGLIAFFVISYIIIAKLDENSKRVVSVVRTGVNVIPMEIMQEFEQGRVNVGKGVIYDFDKEDRRQINGVNSSFPAASADEFENQMKLERSQRAGEITVLSAHNDTKRNDLKSMYSKDLHPAKPIEAMVSSPMHKLIHEYNAFSESKEKRTSINRNQCVLLRTHHGNAPICIHDPADDEIISGRLAKDGLWEGNYLYIIGSILSREPNIEVLDLGCNIGVYTIISAKLKHRVVALDPNKINIRLLNKSLNLGGLSRYVTLLWNAISDVRENVTLFDIIGNIGGSFVETADKNATVDDDHKSFAITLDDLIGYFVGKPVFVKMDIETYELRALKGGSQFFKEIDVRYVLMEWVHHREFDTGKVVIKLMEQYGLFPHVNAHVNTRLEPDHYRSWPDNILWIKYPKH; encoded by the coding sequence ATGTCGTTAAGGAGGAATTTTACAATCTGGTTCCGGCGGAATGGACCGTCTGGTATAGTTTCCGGCCTCATTGCGTTTTTTGTGATCTCATACATAATAATTGCCAAACTCGACGAGAACAGCAAACGCGTTGTGAGTGTCGTCCGGACGGGAGTCAACGTAATACCGATGGAAATAATGCAAGAATTCGAACAAGGCCGCGTTAATGTTGGTAAAGGGGTAATATACGATTTTGACAAGGAAGACCGGAGGCAGATAAACGGCGTTAACAGCAGCTTCCCGGCCGCGTCTGCGGACGAATTCGAGAACCAGATGAAGCTGGAGCGCAGTCAGCGTGCAGGGGAGATAACCGTGTTATCTGCCCATAACGATACAAAACGGAATGACCTGAAATCCATGTATTCAAAGGACTTACATCCGGCAAAACCTATAGAGGCTATGGTTTCCTCTCCTATGCACAAACTCATTCACGAATACAACGCGTTCTCCGAATCTAAGGAGAAACGAACTTCAATTAATAGAAACCAGTGCGTTCTGTTGAGGACGCACCATGGCAACGCCCCAATCTGTATCCACGACCCTGCAGACGATGAGATCATCTCGGGGCGTCTCGCGAAGGACGGGTTATGGGAGGGGAACTATTTATACATCATAGGGAGCATTCTCTCTCGCGAACCTAATATCGAGGTACTTGATCTCGGCTGCAACATTGGCGTGTATACTATCATCTCGGCCAAACTGAAGCACAGAGTTGTCGCGCTGGATCCGAACAAGATCAATATCAGACTTCTGAACAAATCTCTCAACCTGGGCGGCCTGTCCCGCTACGTGACGCTGCTGTGGAACGCGATTTCTGACGTTCGCGAGAACGTGACGCTTTTCGACATAATCGGGAACATTGGCGGGAGCTTCGTTGAAACAGCAGACAAGAATGCAACTGTGGACGATGATCATAAATCGTTTGCAATAACGTTAGATGATCTCATAGGTTATTTTGTCGGAAAGCCGGTCTTCGTTAAAATGGACATTGAAACTTACGAGTTGAGAGCGTTGAAAGGAGGTTCGCAATTCTTCAAAGAGATTGACGTACGTTATGTTCTTATGGAGTGGGTTCACCATCGCGAGTTTGATACTGGAAAAGTTGTGATCAAATTGATGGAGCAATACGGATTGTTTCCACATGTAAACGCACACGTCAACACCCGATTGGAGCCCGATCATTACCGATCTTGGCCGGACAATATATTATGGATTAAATATCCGAAACATTAA
- the LOC127872239 gene encoding uncharacterized protein LOC127872239, with the protein MSLTSNVKIWLRRNRPSGVVSGFLAFFVVSYIIITKLDEKRLTKNTVNYVRTRINVIPADIMQEVDQDHVNNGKGVIYAFDEEDRKQLNGVYYSSPAASADEFESHMKLQRSHYAGEITGGWNNVLSAHNDTKRIDLKPVYSKDLLPAKRQEDAVASTKHTRIHEYNAFSESKDKRNSINSNQCVLLKTHHGNAPICIHDLADDEIISGRLAKDGVWEGNYLYIIGSILSREPNIEVLDLGCNIGVYTIISAKLKHRVVALDPNKINIRLLNKSLNLGGLSRYVTLLWNAISDVRENVTLYDIIGNIGGSFVETADKNATVDDDHKSFAITLDDLIGYFVGKPVFVKMDIETYELRALKGGSQFFKEIDVRYVLMEWIYHREFATGKDVIKMMEQYGLFPHTKIQPTQIRLVH; encoded by the exons ATGTCGCTGACGTCGAATGTTAAAATCTGGCTCCGCCGGAATCGACCATCGGGTGTAGTCTCCGGCTTCCTTGCGTTTTTTGTGGTCTCATATATTATCATTACGAAACTCGACGAGAAGCGACTCACAAAGAACACCGTTAATTACGTCCGGACGCGTATCAACGTCATTCCGGCGGATATAATGCAGGAAGTCGACCAAGACCACGTTAATAATGGCAAAGGAGTCATATATGCTTTTGATGAGGAAGACCGGAAGCAGCTAAACGGCGTTTACTACAGCTCCCCAGCCGCGTCTGCGGACGAATTCGAGAGCCATATGAAGCTGCAGCGCAGTCATTATGCAGGGGAGATAACCGGTGGATGGAACAACGTGTTATCTGCCCATAACGAcacaaaacggattgacctaaaGCCAGTTTATTCGAAGGACTTACTACCGGCAAAACGTCAAGAGGATGCAGTTGCCTCTACAAAGCACACACGCATACACGAATACAACGCGTTTTCCGAATCTAAGGACAAGCGAAATTCTATAAATAGCAATCAGTGTGTTCTGTTAAAGACGCATCATGGCAACGCCCCAATCTGTATCCACGACCTTGCAGACGATGAGATCATCTCGGGGCGTCTCGCGAAGGACGGGGTGTGGGAGGGGAACTATTTATACATCATAGGGAGCATTCTCTCTCGTGAACCTAATATCGAGGTACTGGACCTCGGCTGCAACATTGGCGTGTATACTATAATCTCGGCCAAACTGAAGCACAGAGTTGTCGCGCTTGATCCGAACAAGATCAACATCAGACTTCTGAACAAATCTCTCAACCTGGGCGGCCTGTCCCGCTACGTGACGCTGCTGTGGAACGCGATTTCTGACGTTCGCGAGAACGTGACGCTGTATGACATAATCGGGAACATTGGCGGGAGCTTCGTTGAAACAGCAGACAAGAATGCAACTGTGGACGATGATCATAAATCGTTTGCAATAACGTTAGATGATCTCATAGGTTATTTTGTTGGAAAGCCGGTCTTCGTAAAAATGGACATTGAAACTTATGAGTTAAGAGCACTGAAAGGAGGTTCGCAATTCTTCAAGGAGATTGACGTTCGTTACGTTCTTATGGAGTGGATTTACCATCGCGAATTTGCTACTGGAAAAGATGTGATAAAAATGATGGAGCAATACGGATTGTTTCCACAT ACGAAAATCCAACCCACACAAATCCGTCTGGTTCACTAG